In Verrucomicrobiia bacterium, the sequence GTCCCCTGATGGTGGGGGGCGCGGTCCTTCTGGCGGCGGTGTTGGGGACGCTGGTGCTTTCCTTCCGGATGGGCGGGGAGGCGAGGGTGGTGAGGGAGGCGGTCGTCAGGGCGGATGCGTCGGGATGGGAGCGGCGCATCGAATTGGGGCTGGGCCGGGTTCCGGTGGCGCTCGTGCGGGGGGTGGCGGGATGGTTTCCGTTGCCGCCGGAGGCCCGGGCTGGATTGGAAGCCATCCAGTGGGGGGATGTGGGTGTGTACCGCCGGCGGTCCGGGGAGGGAAGGGCGGATGGAGCGGGCCTGATCCGCGGGGCGACGCGAGCCATGGCGCAGCGGGGATGGGAGGCGGCGGTGACGGTCCATGAACCCGGGCGGACGGTGCTGGTATTCGTTCCGGGGAAGGCGGAACGGGGATGGGGATTGCGGGCCTGCGTGGTGGTTTTGTGCGGGGAGGATCTGGTGGTGGCATCGGGGCGGGTGGACGGGGCTCCGCTGATGCCGTTGCTGGAGTTGCCGTGGGAGCCGGGGGTGGGTTGGAAGCTGGACGGCGCCGGGGGGCTTGGCAGGATGGCGGGACTGTGACGCGGAAGACGACATGGAGCGGGACGGGCCGGGGAGGGGTGGTTCATGGGGCGCGGCGTGCGTTGCGGGAGGGGTAAGGGGTGCGGCATGGATTTCCTGACGGCGCTGTTTTCGAATCTGTGCACGCCCGCGGTGCTGTTTTTCGCCCTGGGCGTGGCAGCGGCGGTCTTGCGGAGCGATCTGAAGTTTCCCGAGCCGTTCTACGTGGCGTTGACGGTGTATTTGCTGGTGGCCATCGGCTTCAAGGGCGGGGTGTCGCTGGCGGAGGCTGGGCTGGGGCGGGTGCTGCTGCCGGGTCTGGCGGCGTTGGGGCTGGGGGCGGCCATCCCATTGTGGACCTATCCGATCCTGCGGGTGGCGGGGAGGATGTCGGCGGTGGATGCGGCAGCGGTGGCCGCCCACTACGGATCGGTGAGCGCGGTGACGTTCATCGCGGCGACCAACTATCTGAAGTCGATCGGGGTGGCGTACGAGAACCATGCGACCGCGTTGCTGGCGGTGATGGAATCGCCGGCCATTCTCACCGGCGTGCTGCTGGCGCGGTTGGCAGGGAGATCGGGCGGGGCGACTACGGGGGCGCCGGTGATGGAGGCGGTGCGGGAGGCCATGCTGGGGCGGAGCGTCATTCTTCTGGTGGGAGGGCTGGTGGTGGGGGCGTTGAGCGGTGAGGAGGGGATGGCGAAGGTCGAGGCGTTCTTCGTGGCGCCGTTCCAGGGGGTGCTGGCGTTGTTTCTTCTCGAGATGGGGACGGTGGCGGGGCGCCGGTTGGGGGATTTGCGCAAGGTTGGGGCGTTCCTGGTGGGATTTGGGCTGGTGATGCCGGTGGTGCACGGGATGGTGGGGGTGATCGTGGGGCATTGGGCCGGCCTTGAGCTGGGCGGGGCCACGCTGTTTGGCGTGCTGGCGGCGAGCGCGTCGTACATCGCCGCGCCGGCGGCCATCCGGATGTCGCTGCCGGAGGCGAACCCGACGTACTACCTGACGGCGTCGCTGGCGATCACCTTTCCGTTCAACATCGCGCTGGGGATTCCGCTGTATTACTCGATGGCGCGGTGGTGGTATTCGTGAGACAGCGATGACACTGCACCCCATGAAGCTGGTGACGGTGGTAGCGGAGGCGTACGCGCGGGAGCCGGTCCTGAAGATCCTGAAAGAGACGGGAGCGCACGGGTGGACGCTGTTCACCGTGGAGGGGGACGGGGCGCGAGGGCAGCGGCCGGGGGACATCCGTGAGTTTGCGAACATCCAGATTGAGGCGGTGGTGACGCCAGAGGTATCGGAGCGGTTGCTGGAGCGGCTCGAGCGGGACTTGTTCCCGCGATACGGCATGATTGCGTTCGAATCGGATGTGCGGGTGCTGCGGCGGGAGAAGTTCTGAGGGCGGGTAGGGAAGGGGAAATGGGGAAGGGGAAGTGGGAAAGGGGAAGTGGTGGAGGCGGCGGGAGTTGAACCCGCGTCCCATGGCCGGTCTGCCGGTCACGACTACATGCTTAGTCGGTGGAGAGAATCCGCCACGCGATAGGGCACCGACGCCAATCGCGCCGCGTAGTCCGCATGCAATAGCTTCGGCAGGAGACGCGCGGTCTCCGTTTCCCGCCTAACCTGCTGCAGCGCCTGACCCGGTAAGCAGGTGTCCCCGGGAGACGTCACGGCCTAATTAGGCCGCGAGAGCCATTTCTTCGTTGGCAGTCGATTTTTGACCCGATGATTAACGAGGCCAACGGATCGTCCTCGGCATGCCGCATCCGACAGGTCGTCCAGGTCGAAACCGGTACGCCCCCACGTCAAAGAACGCCCCGAGTTTCCTCTCGCGCTGGCCGGGGTCAAGGGTGTAATCAAGCTCCAGGACCCCACCTTCCTTTCCGACGTTCGGTGCGTCGTCGGACCGGGCGGGGGGACAACGCGTTGGCCATGATGGCCTGGACTGTGCATCCGGGAGCTGTGTTGAGCGGGCTGGCACTTGCCTGCCTGATCGGCTGGGGCGTGTGGCGGTGGAGTCGTCGGAGCGAGGATCCGCCGGGGGTGCTGATCGTCAAGCTGGTGCTGACGGTTGTCCTCGGGGGGACGGGGATCTGGTGCGGAGTGAACCTGTTTCCGCTGATCGGGATTCCGTTGGCGGCGGTTTGCGGGATTGTGGTGGGGTTGATCTGGGGTCAGAACATCGGGGCGGCAATCGCCAGGCCGCTGGCGAGCTTGTACGATGGGGGCGACGAACCGCCGGAGCCGAAGCCCTTCTATGCGATAGCCAGGGCGCACTGGAAGCAACGGCGGTACGGGGAGGCCATTCAGACCATCGAGGCCCAACTGGAGCGGTTTCCGGACGATCCCGAAGGGTTGCTCATGCTGGCGGAGATCCGGGCGCGAAGTCTTGAGGACTGGCCCGGCGCGGAGGAGGCGATCGATCGCCTGGTGGTGCGTGAGGATCTGCCGGTGCCGGTGCGCGCGCGGGCCCTCGAGGCACTGGGAGATTGGCGGCTGGATCACGGCCACGACGCCGAGGCCGCGCGGCGGACTTTCCAGCGGACCCTCGATCTTTTTCCGGGTACTCCGGAAGCCGCGGAGGCGGCGCAGCGGCTGGCTCATGTGGGGACCGACGCATGGCGCCGGTCGCAAGGGCGGGGGCGGGTGATCGCGATGGTGAAGGGCGACGAGCGACTGGGTCTGCGGCCGGAAGGGACGTCTCCGGGGGCGGTGCAGGAGCCCGATCCGGAGCTGGAGACGGAATCGTTGCGGCAGCAGTTGGTCGAACACCCGATGGACGGCGAGGCGCGGGAGCGACTGGCGCTTCTGTATGCCGACCGACTGGGCAGGATGGACTGGGCGGTGGCGGAGATGGAAACGCTGCTGTCCCTGCCGAACCAGACGGCGAAGGCGACGGCACGGCGCCTGCATGGGCTGGCGGATCTGCATGTGCGCCATGATGGAAACGAGGAGGCGGCCCGGGCGGTGTTGGGGCGGATTGTGACGGGGATGCCGGGCACGGCACTGGCCATGGCCGCGCAGAGCCGGCTGGATCATCTCCGACTGGAAATCAGGGGTCGGCAGTCCGCCCGGACGCTGGGGCAGGCGTGATGCCGGGCTGGTTTGGGGATCGCGGCCGCTTCCAATTTCCCGACGGATACCTAGCCTTGCGGGTGTGGACACGATGACGATCTACCGCCGGGCGCCGAAGCGAATCGGTTTTGTTTCGACACGCTTTCACGGCACGGACGGGGTCACGTTGGAGGCTCGGAAGTGGGCGCACATCCTGCGGTTGCAGGGGCATTCCTGTTACTGGCTGGCGGGGATGCTGGACACGCCGGCGGAGGAGAGCCGGCATGCGCCGCTGGCCTTTTTCAATCATCCCGAGGTGATGGCCTTGCAGCGGGAGTTGTTTGGGGTGACGCAGCGGGCCCGGCGGGTTACGGACCAGATTCAGTACCTCAAGGAGCGGCTGAAGGACGAATTGTACGGGTTCATCGAGGCGTTCGGGAT encodes:
- a CDS encoding sodium-dependent bicarbonate transport family permease encodes the protein MDFLTALFSNLCTPAVLFFALGVAAAVLRSDLKFPEPFYVALTVYLLVAIGFKGGVSLAEAGLGRVLLPGLAALGLGAAIPLWTYPILRVAGRMSAVDAAAVAAHYGSVSAVTFIAATNYLKSIGVAYENHATALLAVMESPAILTGVLLARLAGRSGGATTGAPVMEAVREAMLGRSVILLVGGLVVGALSGEEGMAKVEAFFVAPFQGVLALFLLEMGTVAGRRLGDLRKVGAFLVGFGLVMPVVHGMVGVIVGHWAGLELGGATLFGVLAASASYIAAPAAIRMSLPEANPTYYLTASLAITFPFNIALGIPLYYSMARWWYS
- a CDS encoding tetratricopeptide repeat protein, with the translated sequence MMAWTVHPGAVLSGLALACLIGWGVWRWSRRSEDPPGVLIVKLVLTVVLGGTGIWCGVNLFPLIGIPLAAVCGIVVGLIWGQNIGAAIARPLASLYDGGDEPPEPKPFYAIARAHWKQRRYGEAIQTIEAQLERFPDDPEGLLMLAEIRARSLEDWPGAEEAIDRLVVREDLPVPVRARALEALGDWRLDHGHDAEAARRTFQRTLDLFPGTPEAAEAAQRLAHVGTDAWRRSQGRGRVIAMVKGDERLGLRPEGTSPGAVQEPDPELETESLRQQLVEHPMDGEARERLALLYADRLGRMDWAVAEMETLLSLPNQTAKATARRLHGLADLHVRHDGNEEAARAVLGRIVTGMPGTALAMAAQSRLDHLRLEIRGRQSARTLGQA
- a CDS encoding transcriptional regulator, translated to MTLHPMKLVTVVAEAYAREPVLKILKETGAHGWTLFTVEGDGARGQRPGDIREFANIQIEAVVTPEVSERLLERLERDLFPRYGMIAFESDVRVLRREKF